The genome window TATGACAGAGATATTAGAGAATATAAATCAGAAAATGGTATTCCAAGTGATTATAATGCTAAAGAAAGTTTTTATTACTTAGTAGATAAACTTATATCAGCTGGAATATTGTCTCAAGAGGATAAAAGGTTGGATGCGACAAAATTACAGGCAAAACTAAATGAAAATGGATACTATCCACCTATTTTAGTTAGTAAATGGATGTTCACAGCAGAAAGAGATAAGAGAGATTGGTTAGCTAGTTATAAGATAAAAGAAACTAAACTAAGTGCCAAAGAAGCGTTTGAAAAAGTAAGAAATAGTGAAGCATTAGAAATTGATAAAAGCTTAAGTGATGAAGATGCAAGGAAAATAATGGTTGTAAGGGATTTGATAAAATCAAAAGGATATTCTCAATATAATCCAGTAACTATTGCAAAGGATGTAGGGGAAACTACAATCGCACAAATTGAAGAGAGTGCTATGGACCTTGTTGGTGTTTCAATAGCAGTAGAACCAGTAAGATATTATCCTAATGGGACATTAGCTTCACATATGTTAGGATATGTAGGAAAAATGCCATCCACTCAAATAGAATCATATCTTCAGAAAGGTTATGAAAATGGAGATATGGTAGGTCTTGCAGGAGTAGAGAAGAGTAACGAAAGTAGACTAAGAGGAACTGATGGTTATAAAATGGTTAAAGTTGATGCATTGGGTAGAATCAGTAAAGAAATTGAATCTAAAAAGCCTAAATCAGGAGATACTGTATACCTTACACTAGATAAAGATTTACAAGAAGTTTCAGATAATGCATTAAAACAGATAATCGAAGTTGCTTCTAAAGGAGGTACTTTTAAAAGTAAATTTGGGGATAAGCCAATTAGTGCATATGCAGGAAAAGCACAATCAGCAGCTCTTATAGCTATTGATGTCAAAAATGGAGAGGTACTAGCTTCATCAAGCTATCCTAATTATGACCCAAATAAATTTGCAAAAGGTATTTCTACAGAAGATTATAAAGCACTTCAACCAAAGAATCCAAATGACTTACTAGCGGGAAGCCCACTTTTAAACTTGGTTACACAAGGGGAATTCCAGCCAGGTTCTTCATTTAAGATGGTAACTTCAATGGCAGCTTTGGAAAATGGTTTAAATCCAAACTTTACTATAAATGACCCTGGGGTTATTATGTTGGGTAAAAAGTCTTTTGGTGACTATGTATGGAACCATGGTAGAGGAAACCATGGTATGACAAACTTATATAAAGCAATACAAGAGTCTTGTAATATATATATGGCAACGATTGGTACAGGTAAAACATGGCCAGATGGAAAAAGCATTGGTATAGATATGAATGCAAATAAAATACTTGAGTATGCAAAACTGTTTGGGCTTGACCAAAATACAGGGCTTCAAGATGAAGTAGAAGAAAGAGCAGGTAAAGTTCCTAGCACAGAAGATAAATTAAAATCAACACAAGCTCTGTTAAAGTCCAATTTAGAAAGAGAAATGGCAAATGATTTTGTTGATATAACTAAAGAAAAAAATCCTAAAGAGTATGAAAAAAGAATCAATGAGATTGTAAGTTGGGCAGCAGAAAAGAAAACTCCTGGTAGAGTAGAAACAATGAATAGGCTAAAAAAAATGGATGTTAAAGAAGATAGAATCGAAGATGTAGCAGATTTAGCAGTATTCAGTTATTTCAACTTTGCAAAATGGAGTACTGCAGATACATTCAACTTAGCTATAGGTCAAGGTGAGAATGCTTATACACCAGCTCAAATATCAAGATATGTAGCTGTAATAGCAAATGGAGGTAATTTAGTAGAATTATCTGTAGTTGATAGAGCTGTTTCAAGTGATTATTCATCAATTAAAATCAATGACCAGAAGAAAGTAGAAAAAATACCTTTTAAAAATCCAGACAACTTAAAAGAATTGACAAAAGGTATGAAATTGGTTGCAAGACAAGGTACAGCAAAGAGTGCTTTTGCTGATTTCCCGATAGATGTAGCAGCAAAAACTGGTACAGCTGAGAAAAGTGGGAAAATACCTACAGATAATGAATATGAATATTTAAAAAGTCATATGTCATCTTATAATGTTAATCTAAATGATGCGATTAAACTAGCTGATAAGATGAAAGCAGAAAAAGAAAAAGAACTTTCATTAGCTAAAGAAAAGGAAATAAAAAAGAAATTAGAAAATAAAGATTTGAAAGACGAAGAAAGAAAGAAATTAGAGGAAGAATTAGAAGATGGAGTAAAAGTTAGATTAGAGGATACTGATAAAGTGAATTCTTCATATCTAAGAAAAGCTATAAAAGAATTAAATCCAAAAATAACAGATGACCAAATAGATAAATTTAAACAAGATTATGGTTCTTTTACATGGACTGTTGCTTTTGCTCCAGCAGATGACCCAGAAATAGCTGTTGTATGTGTAATTCCTCAAGGTGATTCAAGTGTATTCTCACTTTTACCAACTAGAGAAGTTATTGGAACTTACATGGGATTAGAGCCAAATAATAGTAAAAATGACAACAAGACGAATGATGTTAACAATTCTTCTGACGAAAATATAAATTTCGAGTCACAAATTAATAGATAGCTCAATCTATGTATAAACTTTAGCTTTATATAGAAAAAATAAAAGGGTTTAAAGCGTATTTGAAGAATATAAATGATATATCACTCTGGAGGTTGTTATGTCTTTAAGAGAAATTTGTAGTCAAGAACTAGTAGAGTTCAAGGGTAATAAAAGAGGGATAATAGTAAATATAAAAAGAGAAGCTCCATTTGAGGAAATACAGGAAAAAATAATAAACAAATTGGAAGCGTATGTTGGCTTTTTTAATGGGGCTAAAATTAGTAAAATTAATAGTGATTGTTTAACTGACATGGAGATTCTAGAATTAAAAGAAGGAATTACTTCTAGATTTGATGTGGAATTTGTTGAAGATCAAAAAGTTGAAGAAAATAGTAATTTTCCAACAAAATATGTCAATACCCTAAGATCTGGTGAAAATATTGAATTTGAAGGTGATGTAGTTATATTGAATGATATGAAACCTGGTTCAAAAGTCCTTTCAAAATCAAATACAGTTGTTATGGGAGATATAAATGCTGGTGCTAAGGTTGTAGCAGGAGGTAATGTTTTTGTAATGGGTAAAATAGAAGGTTTTGTACATGCAGGTGCAGAAGGCAATGAATTTGCATATGTTGTTGCTGGAAATCTTAATCCTAAAATATTACAAATAGCAGATAATATTGCAGAAGCTCCAGATGATGAAGAAAATTATGAAAGTGAATCAGAAATTAGCCCAGAAATAGCCTTTGTAAGTAATGGAAGAATTGTAATCGAAAGCTATTTGTCAAAGTTAGACAAATAGAAAGAAAAATAGGGGGTAGTATTATGAGCGAAGTTATAGTTATAACATCTGGTAAAGGTGGGGTTGGAAAAACTACTACCGCAGCAAACTTAGGAACTGCGCTAAGCCTAGAAAATAAAAAAACAGTAGTTGTGGATGCAGATATTGGACTTAGAAACTTAGATGTAGTAATGGGTCTTGAAAATCGAATAGTTTATGACATAGTAGATGTTGTTGAAGGAACTTGTAGGCTTAAGCAAGCTCTAATAAAAGACAAAAGATTTGATAATCTATATTTATTACCAGCAGCACAAACTAGAGACAAAAATGCTGTTTCAGTTGAGCAGATGATTGACCTGTGTGAGAAACTAAAAGAATCTTTTGAGTATATAATAATAGACTGCCCAGCAGGTATCGAGCAAGGTTTTAAAAATGCAGTAGCAGGAGCAGATAGAGCTATTGTAGTTACAAATCCAGAAATATCAGCAGTAAGAGATGCTGATAGAATAATAGGTCTATTAGAAGCAAATGAAATAAAAGAGATAAGATTAGTTATAAATAGAATTAGAAATGATATGGTTAAGCGTGGAGATATGATGGACAAACAAGATATAATAGAAATATTAGCAATAGATTTGTTAGGTCTTGTTCCTGATGATGAAAGCATAATTATATCAACAAATAAAGGAGAGCCAGCTATACTTGATTCTAAGTCACTTGCTGGTCAAGCATACAAAAATATCGCAAAAAGGATACTAAATGAAGAAGTTCCTCTACTTGATCTTGAAGTTGAAGATGGATTCTTTGGTAGACTTAAAAAAATGTTTAGCATGGCTAAGTAGCAAAGGAGGATACATCTGTGTTAGATTTATTTAGAGTTTTTTCTAACGAAGCTAAAACTAGTAAGTCTGTTGCTAAAGAGAGATTAAAGCTAGTTTTAGTTCATGATAGAGTAGATTGTTCACCACAACTTTTAGAGATGATAAAAACAGACATTTTAAAAGTAATAGCTAATTATGCAGAAATAGAAGATGATGGCCTTGAAATAAAAATGTCTAAATGCAGAGGTGAGCATGATGACAAACCTGTATCTGCATTAGTTGCTAATATACCACTAAAGAATATAAAAGATAGATGTATGTAATTAGTGCTTAAAAGGGGGATATCCTTATTGGTATATGCCCCTTTTATTTAATTATATGTTTAAAGATAGAAAGACGGTGATTCTTTGAAAAAAATCAATATTAATTATAAGTCGACAATTAAGTTGATAAAACAGTTAGACTGGAAACTTATAGTTACAGTATTAGCTATCTTTATTTTTGGGCTTGTTATACTTAGTAGTGCGACACATGCTAACTCAACAGGTTCATATCTTCAATTGATTAAACAAGGGCTAGCTTTTGTGCTTGGTATAGGAATGATTATAGTTATACTATTTTTTGATTATAATCTTCTAGGTAGGTATTACAAAGCACTTTATATAATAAGTCTTATTTTGTTAACCATCGTTTTATTACCTGGAATTGGTACAGTAAAAGGTGGAGCTAGGTCATGGATTAACTTAGGGCCACTTGATTTGCAGACATCTGAAATAGTTAAATTAACATTTATACTCAGTTATGCAAAAATACTTGAATCCAAAAAGGATAAATTAAATACATTAAAGGAAGTCATGCCTGTTGTAGTTTATTCGCTTCCATTTATCGGATTGTTAATTGCACAGCCAGACTTGGGAACAGGGATTGTATTTTGCTCTATGATATTTGCAATGCTGTTTACAGCAGGTCTTAGCTCAAAGTTGATAAAAAGAGGGATAATCATACTGTTGGTATCAATGCCACTAATGTATTTAATGATGGCAGACCATCAGAAGATAAGAATAGAAGCTTTTCTAAATCCAGAAGATGTAACACTAAAAGGAAACTATCAAGTTATGCAATCTTTGATTGCAATAGGTTCTGGCGGTGTAACTGGTAAGGGGCTATACAATGGAAGTCAAAATCAAGAAGACTTTTTACCTGTGCAAGATAGTGATTTCATATTTGCTGTTGTAGGTGAAGAACTTGGTGTAATAGGGATGGCGGTACTGATAATCTTATTTATGATATTCCTATTAAGGCTTTTAGCAATTGCAAGAGATGCAAAAGATTTTTATGGAACCCTCATAGTAGTTGGTGTTCTGGGAATGTTTGCTTACCAGATAATCCAAAATATAGGTATGACTGTTGCGTTAATACCAGTAACTGGAGTAACATTACCTTTTGTAAGTTATGGAGGTAGTTCATTATTAACATCTTTAGCAAATTTAGGATTAGTACTAAATGTTTGTATGAGAAGAAAGAAAATAAATTTCTAGATTTAATACTTGTAAACATAAATTGAGGAGATTGAGTATATGAATATAGCATTAGTAGCACATGACCAAATGAAAAATACCATGGTCGGATTTTGTATAGGTTATGAATCAATTTTAAAGAAATATGGACTATATGCAACTGGAACTACAGGAAAAAGAATAATGGATGAAACTGAATTAAATATAAATAGGTTGGCATCTGGTCCTTTAGGTGGAGACCAACAAATAGGTTCTTTAATAGTAACGCAAGAAATAGATTTAGTTATTTTTTTAAGAGACCCATTGACATCTCAGGCTCATGAAACAGATATACAAGCTTTGATAAGACTTTGTGATGTTTATCATGTTCCAATAGCTACAAATCTAGCTTCTGCAGAAATATTTATAAAAGCTCTTGATAGGGGAGAACTATCATGGAGAGAAGTTAGAAAAAGTAAAAGTCAACGTGTTTAATAAAAGTAAATAATATAAAATTATGGGGTGTCTCAAAATGAAATTTTTAGTTCATGAGGCACTCTTTTTTGCATAAAATCAAATATATTTTAATCATTTCAACAATGAAAAAGAGGCTTATCCTGTATTTCGGATACAGCCCCACATTTGTTTTTAAATAAGAGTATTTTATAAGATTAATGACTATTTAACTAATTTTGCAAACTCTGCACCAAATGCCATACACTCTTTTAATGTTTCTTCACTAGGGAAGAATTTTTTCTTAAGAGATTCTACAGGCATTTTGAATGACATAGATTTAAGTAAGGTCTCGGCCATAGTTATACCTTCACCACTCCAACCAAATGAACCAAATACTCCTGCTATCTTGCCTTGATTAGCCATTGGGTCTATAACAGAGAATAAATCCCACATAGGTTTAACCATAGTTTTGTTTATAGTTGGAGAACCTAATAGTATTACCTTTGATACTACTAATGTATCGTGCATTTCTGTTAATGTCATATCTTCTAAATCATATAATTCAGCTTTTGCACCTTCTTTATCAAGTCCTTCTTTTATCTTTTTAGCCATTTCTAAGGTATTGCTATAAGCTGATAAATAGAATATAGAAACTTGATTTTGATTAGTTTTATTAATAGCCTCTGTAGACCATTCAACATATCTTTTAACAGCAGCCATTGGGTCTTTAGTAAGCATTGGACCATGAGAAGTCAATATAGTATCAAATTCTATGTTTAGTCCTACTACCTTATCTACAGCACTTAAAACATGCTTAGCAAATGGCTTAACTATACAGTCATAATAGTGTTTAGCTGATTTTAGGTAATCTTCACTGTTTACTACATCTGCATCAACACTTGCAAAGTGACAACCAAATGCATCACAAGTTAAAAGAGTCTTCTCCTCTTCAATGTAAGTAAACATTGTATCAACCCAATGTAAGAATGGCGCAGTTATAAATCTAAGATTTCTTTTACCTATATTTAAAACTTCACCATCTTTTATTACATGACAATTAAAAGGTCTATTTATTTGACCATCTAAGTATAGTTTAGCAGCTTTAGTGCAAAAAACTTCTATATTAGGATTTAAATCTAATAAGTATTTTAAGCTACCAGCGTGGTCTGGTTCTGTATGATGAATTACAACATAGTCAATTTTAGCTATATCAGTAATTTCTGATAGATTGCTTAGGAATTCATCTTTAAAGTTTGCCTTTACTGTGTCAAATAAAACCGTTTTTTCGTCCTTGATTAAATAAGAATTGTAAGTTGTTCCATACTCAGTTTCCATTATTATGTCGAATACTTTTAAACCTTCATCTACTACACCAGTAAAGTAGATATCTTTTTTTACTTCAAAAACTTTACTCATTTTTAACCCTCCTAAAATTTATCATTATACAAGTAACATACCCCATTTTAGGGTCAATGAAACAAAAGATGTCATTATAAGCCATATAAAATAATAGTTTATGTTTATAATATATCATATTTGGTAAAAAATCTGTATTTTAATAAAAATTTAATAGAAAATATCATTATATATTTTTAGATATTCTATTTTGTGAATAATATAGATTTTAAATTCAATATTTTAGTTATATTTTTGATAGAAAATATTTTATCGTGTATAATATTACTTATAAATAAGAATAAAAATAAAGCGTTTGTTTGGAGGAATTTTAATAAATGAATAAAGTAGACTTGAAAAAAATCTTAAAAAAAGTAGAAAAGCCTGCTAGATATCTTGGAAATGAAATAAATTCAATTCATAAAGATACTAGTAATAGTGAATTGATAAGATATGCACATTGCTTTCCAGATTTATATGAAGTTGGTATGAGTCATTTGGGTAGTCATATATTATATGATGTAATAAATAAGGATGAAAATGTATTTTGTGAGAGAGTGTATTCTCCTGCTGTTGATATGGAAAATATAATGAGAGAAAAAAATATACCATTGTTTGCATTAGAGTCAAGAGAGCCTATAACAAACTTCGATTTTGTTACTTTTACACTTCAATATGAACTTTCATATACTAATATCTTAAATATATTAGATTTAGCCAATATACCAATATTAAAAGAAGAAAGAAATCTGGAAGACCCATTTGTAATGGTTGGTGGTCCTTGTGCCTATAATTCCGAACCTTTAGCAGATTTTGTAGATGTAGTAATATTAGGTGAAGGTGAAGAGGTAAATTTAGAAGTAGTAAATGAGTATAAAGAATGGAAGAAAAATAAAACGACTAGAGAAGATTTTTTATATAGAATATCAGGTATAGAGGGAGTATACATACCAAGTTTTTATGATGTAAAATACAATGAAGATGGAACAGTTCAAAGTGTAACTCCTAATAGAAATGGAATTCCTAAAAATCCTACTAAGAGAATAATAAAAGATGTTGAGACTGTAGACTATCCAGAAAAACTAATAGTACCTTATATAGACACTGTTCATGATAGAATAGTGTTGGAATTATTCAGAGGATGTACAAGAGGATGTAGATTCTGTCAAGCGGGTATGATATACAGACCAATAAGAGAAAAAAGTGTTAAAAGACTTAAGGAAATATTGGATAAATTAGTTAAGAATACTGGATATGATGAAATATCATTATCATCACTTAGTACTAGTGATTATAGCAAGTTGTCTGAGCTTACTGATTATTTGGTAGATGAATATGCATCTAATAATATAGGTATTTCACTTCCATCTCTTAGACTGGATAACTTCTCAATGGAAATTGCTGATAAAATACAACAAGTAAGAAAGTCTGGGCTTACTTTTGCTCCAGAGGCAGGAACTCAAAGACTTAGAGATGTCATAAATAAAGGTGTTACAGAAGAAGATTTGGAAAATGCAACAGAAAAAGCTTTTGAGATGGGATGGAATAGTGTCAAATTGTATTTCATGATTGGTTTACCAACTGAGACTTATGATGATTTAGATGGAATAGCTAAATTAGCTTATAAGGTTATTGATATTTATAGAAAGGTAAATGGAGGAAAGCTAAAGAGAAGTTTTAGTGTTACAGTAAGTACTTCTACATTTGTGCCAAAGCCATTTACACCTTTTCAATGGCATGGTCAAGACACTACAGAAGAAGTTGTTGAGAAGCAAAGACATTTAGTAAATAAATTGAGAAATAACAATATAAAATACAATTACCATGATTCAAAAACTAGCTTGATGGAAGCTGTAGTAGCTAGAGGAGATAGAAGAATAGGAAAAGTTATATATGATGCATTCAAACTGGGTGCAAAGTTTGATGGATGGGCAGAATATTTTAATTTGGATATATGGAAGGAAGCTATGGAAAAAAATAATCTTTCTATAGATTTTTATGCACATAGAAATAGAAATTATGAAGAGGTATTTCCTTGGGACCATATAGATGTAGGCGTTAGTAAAAAATTCCTAATTAGAGAAGATGAAAATGCTAAAAAAGAAAAAATTACTTCTGATTGTAGACATAATTGCAATGGCTGTGGAATAAATATACATGATATAGGAAGGGGGCTTTGCTAATATGAGTAAGATAATAAGAGTAAAATTTAAAAAGGAAGGCGATATGATATATATATCACATCTTGACCTTCAGAGACTATTACAAAGGGCATTTAGAAGAGCCGAAATA of Clostridioides sp. ES-S-0054-01 contains these proteins:
- a CDS encoding penicillin-binding protein, which translates into the protein MEENKQIDRLKIIKIVMSVIFLAILIKIIYMTTFKYEYYNELAENKTYKKLAIEAPRGEIKDRYGRLLAGNKNLFTVQVSGNDINKKDANKHSRANEISLKLINLLEKNGEEYVDEFPIYVENGKYYYTYDRDIREYKSENGIPSDYNAKESFYYLVDKLISAGILSQEDKRLDATKLQAKLNENGYYPPILVSKWMFTAERDKRDWLASYKIKETKLSAKEAFEKVRNSEALEIDKSLSDEDARKIMVVRDLIKSKGYSQYNPVTIAKDVGETTIAQIEESAMDLVGVSIAVEPVRYYPNGTLASHMLGYVGKMPSTQIESYLQKGYENGDMVGLAGVEKSNESRLRGTDGYKMVKVDALGRISKEIESKKPKSGDTVYLTLDKDLQEVSDNALKQIIEVASKGGTFKSKFGDKPISAYAGKAQSAALIAIDVKNGEVLASSSYPNYDPNKFAKGISTEDYKALQPKNPNDLLAGSPLLNLVTQGEFQPGSSFKMVTSMAALENGLNPNFTINDPGVIMLGKKSFGDYVWNHGRGNHGMTNLYKAIQESCNIYMATIGTGKTWPDGKSIGIDMNANKILEYAKLFGLDQNTGLQDEVEERAGKVPSTEDKLKSTQALLKSNLEREMANDFVDITKEKNPKEYEKRINEIVSWAAEKKTPGRVETMNRLKKMDVKEDRIEDVADLAVFSYFNFAKWSTADTFNLAIGQGENAYTPAQISRYVAVIANGGNLVELSVVDRAVSSDYSSIKINDQKKVEKIPFKNPDNLKELTKGMKLVARQGTAKSAFADFPIDVAAKTGTAEKSGKIPTDNEYEYLKSHMSSYNVNLNDAIKLADKMKAEKEKELSLAKEKEIKKKLENKDLKDEERKKLEEELEDGVKVRLEDTDKVNSSYLRKAIKELNPKITDDQIDKFKQDYGSFTWTVAFAPADDPEIAVVCVIPQGDSSVFSLLPTREVIGTYMGLEPNNSKNDNKTNDVNNSSDENINFESQINR
- a CDS encoding septum site-determining protein MinC, with the protein product MSLREICSQELVEFKGNKRGIIVNIKREAPFEEIQEKIINKLEAYVGFFNGAKISKINSDCLTDMEILELKEGITSRFDVEFVEDQKVEENSNFPTKYVNTLRSGENIEFEGDVVILNDMKPGSKVLSKSNTVVMGDINAGAKVVAGGNVFVMGKIEGFVHAGAEGNEFAYVVAGNLNPKILQIADNIAEAPDDEENYESESEISPEIAFVSNGRIVIESYLSKLDK
- the minD gene encoding septum site-determining protein MinD translates to MSEVIVITSGKGGVGKTTTAANLGTALSLENKKTVVVDADIGLRNLDVVMGLENRIVYDIVDVVEGTCRLKQALIKDKRFDNLYLLPAAQTRDKNAVSVEQMIDLCEKLKESFEYIIIDCPAGIEQGFKNAVAGADRAIVVTNPEISAVRDADRIIGLLEANEIKEIRLVINRIRNDMVKRGDMMDKQDIIEILAIDLLGLVPDDESIIISTNKGEPAILDSKSLAGQAYKNIAKRILNEEVPLLDLEVEDGFFGRLKKMFSMAK
- the minE gene encoding cell division topological specificity factor MinE — its product is MLDLFRVFSNEAKTSKSVAKERLKLVLVHDRVDCSPQLLEMIKTDILKVIANYAEIEDDGLEIKMSKCRGEHDDKPVSALVANIPLKNIKDRCM
- the rodA gene encoding rod shape-determining protein RodA; the encoded protein is MKKININYKSTIKLIKQLDWKLIVTVLAIFIFGLVILSSATHANSTGSYLQLIKQGLAFVLGIGMIIVILFFDYNLLGRYYKALYIISLILLTIVLLPGIGTVKGGARSWINLGPLDLQTSEIVKLTFILSYAKILESKKDKLNTLKEVMPVVVYSLPFIGLLIAQPDLGTGIVFCSMIFAMLFTAGLSSKLIKRGIIILLVSMPLMYLMMADHQKIRIEAFLNPEDVTLKGNYQVMQSLIAIGSGGVTGKGLYNGSQNQEDFLPVQDSDFIFAVVGEELGVIGMAVLIILFMIFLLRLLAIARDAKDFYGTLIVVGVLGMFAYQIIQNIGMTVALIPVTGVTLPFVSYGGSSLLTSLANLGLVLNVCMRRKKINF
- a CDS encoding methylglyoxal synthase, with product MNIALVAHDQMKNTMVGFCIGYESILKKYGLYATGTTGKRIMDETELNINRLASGPLGGDQQIGSLIVTQEIDLVIFLRDPLTSQAHETDIQALIRLCDVYHVPIATNLASAEIFIKALDRGELSWREVRKSKSQRV
- a CDS encoding FprA family A-type flavoprotein: MSKVFEVKKDIYFTGVVDEGLKVFDIIMETEYGTTYNSYLIKDEKTVLFDTVKANFKDEFLSNLSEITDIAKIDYVVIHHTEPDHAGSLKYLLDLNPNIEVFCTKAAKLYLDGQINRPFNCHVIKDGEVLNIGKRNLRFITAPFLHWVDTMFTYIEEEKTLLTCDAFGCHFASVDADVVNSEDYLKSAKHYYDCIVKPFAKHVLSAVDKVVGLNIEFDTILTSHGPMLTKDPMAAVKRYVEWSTEAINKTNQNQVSIFYLSAYSNTLEMAKKIKEGLDKEGAKAELYDLEDMTLTEMHDTLVVSKVILLGSPTINKTMVKPMWDLFSVIDPMANQGKIAGVFGSFGWSGEGITMAETLLKSMSFKMPVESLKKKFFPSEETLKECMAFGAEFAKLVK
- a CDS encoding TIGR03960 family B12-binding radical SAM protein, whose translation is MNKVDLKKILKKVEKPARYLGNEINSIHKDTSNSELIRYAHCFPDLYEVGMSHLGSHILYDVINKDENVFCERVYSPAVDMENIMREKNIPLFALESREPITNFDFVTFTLQYELSYTNILNILDLANIPILKEERNLEDPFVMVGGPCAYNSEPLADFVDVVILGEGEEVNLEVVNEYKEWKKNKTTREDFLYRISGIEGVYIPSFYDVKYNEDGTVQSVTPNRNGIPKNPTKRIIKDVETVDYPEKLIVPYIDTVHDRIVLELFRGCTRGCRFCQAGMIYRPIREKSVKRLKEILDKLVKNTGYDEISLSSLSTSDYSKLSELTDYLVDEYASNNIGISLPSLRLDNFSMEIADKIQQVRKSGLTFAPEAGTQRLRDVINKGVTEEDLENATEKAFEMGWNSVKLYFMIGLPTETYDDLDGIAKLAYKVIDIYRKVNGGKLKRSFSVTVSTSTFVPKPFTPFQWHGQDTTEEVVEKQRHLVNKLRNNNIKYNYHDSKTSLMEAVVARGDRRIGKVIYDAFKLGAKFDGWAEYFNLDIWKEAMEKNNLSIDFYAHRNRNYEEVFPWDHIDVGVSKKFLIREDENAKKEKITSDCRHNCNGCGINIHDIGRGLC